In one window of Drosophila mauritiana strain mau12 chromosome X, ASM438214v1, whole genome shotgun sequence DNA:
- the LOC117146785 gene encoding sodium leak channel non-selective protein isoform X2 has product MIDRLQIRRLGAAARNKRAGGGAGGGAVGSGGAGGGGGGGAGAVPGASGAAGTGPTTGASATAAASGSSGSVGHHQHHHHSHPYSTSGINTPATASTSSSSGNSLTPQQQQQQQHPHHQSHHGHHYAHHQQHTHHHAPSHSHHPHPHPHGHPHSYSHLRHSQPASASQFSFNPSPGSSPGNGLGLGARQDAASALNSPTTIVNSGSGSGGGSSVAFGMQPQQQQQSLAGGGGGGSSATAAPSSGGGHNNGAGLGPVVGGGGGGLNLLGGLGGMGGMGGGAAAAGMGICGGISSTVGSAAITGVPPIGLGIATGIGNKIMLGRKQSLKGGEPFLADYGPEESLNESADIEWVNKLWVRRLMRLCALVSLTSVSLNTPKTFERYPSLQFITFASDTAVTLLFTAEMIAKMHIRGVLHGEVPYLKDHWCQFDASMVSFLWISIILQIFEVLEIVPKFSYLSIMRAPRPLIMIRFLRVFLKFSMPKSRINQIFKRSSQQIYNVTLFFLFFMSLYGLLGVQFFGELKNHCVMNNTEYDLYKRPILTINSLAIPDTFCSMDPDSGYQCSPGMVCMKMDFLSSYVIGFNGFEDIATSIFTVYQAASQEGWVFIMYRAIDSLPAWRAAFYFSTMIFFLAWLVKNVFIAVITETFNEIRVQFQQMWGARGHIQKTAASQILSGNDTGWRLVTIDDNKHGGLAPETCHAILRSPYFRMLVMSVILANGIVTATMTFKHDGRPRDVFYERYYYIELVFTCLLDLETLFKIYCLGWRGYYKHSIHKFELLLAAGTTLHIVPMFYPSGLTYFQVLRVVRLIKASPMLEGFVYKIFGPGKKLGSLIIFTMCLLIISSSISMQLFCFLCDFTKFESFPEAFMSMFQILTQEAWVEVMDETMIRTSKTLTPLVAVYFILYHLFVTLIVLSLFVAVILDNLELDEDIKKLKQLKFREQSAEIKETLPFRLRIFEKFPDSPQMTILHRIPNDFMLPKVRESFMKHFVIELETEDSLVENCKRPMSECWESNVVFRKQKPVRIMNKTAKVRAAGSSLRKLAITHIINDSNNQRLMLGDSAMLPVVGTKGGGGLKSQGTITHSKPWRVDQKNVRSGSIKLKQTYEHLMENGDIAAAPRANSGRARPHDLDIKLLQAKRQQAEMRRNQREEDLRENHPFFDTPLFLVPRESRFRKICQKIVHARYDARLKDPLTGKERKVQYKSLHNFLGLVTYLDWVMIFATTLSCISMMFETPNYRVMDHPTLQIAEYGFVIFMSLELALKILADGLFFTPKAYIKDVAAALDVFIYVVSTSFLCWMPLNIPTNSAAQLLMILRCVRPLRIFTLVPHMRKVVYELCRGFKEILLVSTLLILLMFIFASYGVQLYGGRLARCNDPTISRREDCVGVFMRRVFVTKMKLTPGPDESYPAMLVPRVWANPRRFNFDNIGDAMLTLFEVLSFKGWLDVRDVLIKAVGPVHAVYIHIYIFLGCMIGLTLFVGVVIANYSENKGTALLTVDQRRWCDLKKRLKIAQPLHLPPRPDGRKIRAFTYDITQHIIFKRVIAVVVLINSMLLSITWIKGEVHTERLVIVSAVLTFVFVVEVVMKNIAFTPRGYWQSRRNRYDLLVTVAGVIWIILQTILRNDLSYFFGFMVVILRFFTITGKHTTLKMLMLTVGVSVCKSFFIIFGMFLLVFFYALAGTILFGTVKYGEGIGRRANFGSPVTGVAMLFRIVTGEDWNKIMHDCMVQPPYCTLGNNYWETDCGNFTASLIYFCTFYVIITYIVLNLLVAIIMENFSLFYSNEEDALLSYADIRNFQNTWNIVDIHQRGVIPVRRVKFILRLLKGRLECDPQKDRLLFKYMCYELDKLHNGEDVTFHDVINMLSYRSVDIRKALQLEELLAREEFEYLVEEEVAKMTIRTWLEGCLKKIRAQNASKQQNSLIAGLRATNEQPVMRPNVQEDKAPLGAVDKSAISTISGAVAGACPPTSDAFSPTFSSTENEEKDGSSSAVVQLPHSETSIAGTGSSATGVATATGTSSGLGVGPPAVQSTARHVMTVGKRGYALNRSDSTGSSAGRKFLAPTSSDPQQRSTLSDKERLHITSQQRKKNSMTTLPHAGQLGQLAKQRGGGGEATKSSSFFAQLNSEIGQFHYPTINAAAAAAALHGYGHGHGHGHGTHGGHGGHGEHQLHHHHGGALGSPSAMMSQMIGGSGKLLPFNNQANAVYEVHDWWQEQVLCPQTSDDEI; this is encoded by the exons ATGATTGACCGCCTACAAATTCGTCGCTTGGGTGCAGCTGCTAGAAACAAACGAGCAGGAGGCGGggctggaggaggagcagtAGGCAGCGGCGGcgccggcggaggaggaggaggaggagcaggggCGGTACCGGGAGCGTCTGGAGCGGCGGGAACAGGACCGACCACTGGAGCGTCGGCAACAGCGGCCGCCAGCGGATCCAGCGGCAGTGTTGGccaccaccaacaccaccaccattCGCATCCGTATTCCACGAGCGGCATCAACACGCCGGCGACGGCCAGCACCAGTTCCTCCAGCGGCAACAGCTTgacgccgcagcagcagcaacagcagcagcatccacACCATCAGTCCCATCACGGGCACCACTACGCACACCACCAGCAGCATACGCATCACCACGCGCCGTCGCACTCGCAccatccgcatccacatccgcacGGACATCCGCATTCGTATTCACACCTGCGACACTCGCAGCCGGCGTCCGCCAGCCAGTTTAGCTTCAATCCATCGCCGGGTAGCAGTCCTGGCAACGGACTGGGACTGGGCGCTCGTCAGGATGCGGCCAGTGCGCTCAACAGTCCGACGACCATTGTGAACTCCGGtagcggcagcggcggcggcagcagcgtcGCCTTCGGAATGcagccgcaacagcagcagcagtcgttggccggcggaggaggcggtggctcATCGGCGACGGCGGCTCCATCCTCGGGCGGTGGCCACAACAATGGTGCCGGGCTGGGACCGGTCGttggtggcggcggcggtggtctcaATCTGCTCGGCGGACTGGGCGGCATGGGTGGCATGGGCGGCGGAGCAGCTGCCGCCGGCATGGGCATATGTGGCGGCATCAGCAGCACCGTGGGCAGTGCAGCCATCACCGGAGTGCCGCCGATAGGGCTGGGCATTGCCACCGGAATTGGCAACAAGATCATGCTGGGCCGGAAGCAGAGCCTCAAGGGCGGTGAACCCTTCCTGGCGGATTACGGACCGGAGGAATCGCTCAACGAGAGCGCCGACATCGAGTGGGTGAACAAGCTGTGGGTGCGCCGCCTGATGCGACTGTGTGCCCTCGTCTCACTGACCTCCGTATCACTGAACACGCCCAAGACCTTCGAGCGGTATCCGTCGCTGCAGTTCATCACCTTTGCCTCGGACACGGCTGTCACGTTGCTCTTCACCGCCGAGATGATCGCCAAGATGCACATCCGTGGCGTGCTGCAT GGTGAGGTGCCTTACTTAAAAGATCACTGGTGCCAATTCGATGCTTCCATGGTCAGCTTCCTGTGGATTTCGATCATTCTGCAAATCTTCGAGGTGCTGGAGATAGTTCCCAA GTTTTCCTATTTGTCCATTATGAGAGCACCAAGACCCTTGATCATGATCCGCTTCCTACGCGTCTTCCTTAAATTCAGTATGCCAAAAAGCCGTATTAACCAAATCTTCAA ACGTTCGAGCCAGCAAATTTACAATGTAACACTGTTCTTCCTGTTCTTCATGTCTCTATATGGTTTGCTGGGAGTTCAGTTCTTTGGCGAACTGAAAAATCATTGTGTGATGAATAATACGGAGTACGATCTATACAAAAGACC AATTCTGACTATCAATTCACTGGCCATTCCGGATACGTTCTGCTCGATGGATCCCGACTCCGGCTACCAGTGCTCGCCGGGCATGGTTTGCATGAAGATGGACTTCCTGAGCAGCTATGTGATCGGATTTAATGGCTTCGAGGATATTGCGACTAGTATCTTCACCGTTTATCAGGCTGCCTCGCAGGAGGGTTGGGTGTTCATCATGTACCGGGCCATCGATTCACTGCCGGCATGGCGAGCCGCCTTCTACTTCAGCACGATGATCTTCTTCCTGGCGTGGCTGGTGAAGAACGTGTTCATAGCGGTGATCACGGAGACCTTCAATGAGATCCGTGTGCAGTTCCAACAGATGTGGGGGGCGCGAGGGCACATCCAGAAGACGGCCGCGTCGCAGATCCTGAGTGGCAACGATACCGGCTGGCGACTGGTGACCATCGATGACAACAAGCACGGCGGACTGGCGCCGGAAACGTGCCATGCGATCCTGAGATCACCGTACTTTCGCATGCTGGTGATGAGCGTTATCCTGGCCAATGGCATTGTGACGGCCACCATGACCTTCAAGCACGACGGACGACCGAGGGATGTGTTCTACGAGCGGTACTACTACATCGAGCTGGTCTTCACCTGCCTGCTGGACCTGGAGACGCTCTTTAAGATCTATTGCTTGGGCTGGCGTGGATACTACAAGCATTCCATTCATAAGTTCGAGCTGCTCCTGGCCGCCGGAACTACGTTGCACATCGTACCGATGTTCTATCCCTCCGGGCTGACCTATTTCCAGGTGCTGCGGGTGGTGCGACTGATCAAGGCCTCACCGATGCTGGAGGGATTCGTCTACAAGATCTTCGGACCGGGCAAGAAACTCGGCTCACTGATCATCTTCACCATGTGCCTGCTGATCATCAGCTCGAGCATCTCAATGCAGCTGTTCTGCTTCCTCTGCGATTTCACCAAATTCGAATCCTTCCCCGAAGCCTTTATGAGCATGTTCCAGATTCTCACCCAGGAGGCCTGGGTTGAGGTGATGGACGAGACAATGATCCGTACGAGCAAAACTCTCACGCCGCTGGTGGCCGTCTATTTTATACTGTACCATCTGTTCGTTACCCTCATCGTGCTCAGTCTGTTCGTGGCGGTCATTTTGGATAACTTGGAACTGGACGAGGACATCAAGAAGCTCAAGCAGCTTAAGTTCCGCGAACAGAGCGCCGAGATCAAGGAGACGCTGCCCTTCCGCCTGCGCATCTTCGAAAAGTTTCCCGATTCACCACAGATGACCATTTTGCATCGCATCCCCAATGATTTTATGCTGCCCAAGGTGCGCGAGAGCTTCATGAAGCACTTCGTTATCGAGCTGGAGACGGAGGACTCGCTGGTCGAGAACTGCAAGCGACCCATGTCCGAGTGCTGGGAGTCCAATGTGGTCTTCCGCAAGCAGAAGCCCGTCCGGATCATGAACAAGACGGCCAAAGTCCGGGCCGCCGGGAGTAGTCTGCGCAAATTGGCCATCACGCATATCATTAA TGACAGCAACAACCAACGCCTGATGCTGGGCGACTCGGCCATGTTGCCCGTGGTTGGGACGAAGGGCGGCGGTGGACTGAAATCGCAGGGCACCATCACGCACTCGAAGCCGTGGCGCGTGGACCAAAAGAA CGTGCGCTCCGGTTCCATTAAGCTGAAGCAGACGTACGAGCATCTCATGGAGAATGGTGACATTGCTGCCGCGCCACGTGCCAATTCTGGACGTGCCCGTCCCCACGATCTGGACATTAAGTTGCTGCAGGCGAAGCGACAGCAGGCGGAGATGCGGCGCAACCAAAGGGAGGAGGATCTGCGCGAGAATCATCCATTCTTCGACACACCGCTCTTTCTGGTGCCGCGCGAGAGTCGCTTCCGGAAGATTTGCCAAAAGATCGTGCATGCCCGCTACGATGCCCGACTCAAGGATCCGCTGACCGGCAAGGAGCGCAAGGTCCAGTATAAAAGCCTGCA CAACTTTCTCGGTCTGGTCACCTATCTGGACTGGGTGATGATATTCGCGACGACTCTCTCCTGCATCTCGATGATGTTCGAGACACCCAATTACCGGGTGATGGATCATCCGACGCTGCAGATCGCCGAGTACGGGTTCGTTATTTTCATGAGCCTAGAGCTGGCGCTGAAGATTCTGGCCGATGGCCTCTTCTTCACGCCGAAGGCTTATATCAAGGATGTGGCCGCCGCACTGGATGTGTTCATCTATGTGGTGTCCACGTCGTTCTTGTGCTGGATGCCCCTGAATATACCAACCAACTCGGCGGCCCAGCTCCTGATGATCCTGCGCTGCGTGCGACCGCTGCGAATCTTCACCCTGGTGCCCCATATGCGAAAGGTGGTGTACGAGTTGTGCCGCGGCTTCAAGGAGATCCTGCTCGTATCCACGCTGCTCATCCTCCTAATGTTCATCTTCGCCAGCTACGGTGTCCAGTTGTACGGCGGACGCTTGGCCCGCTGCAATGATCCCACGATCTCGCGGCGGGAGGATTGCGTCGGTGTGTTCATGCGACGCGTTTTTGTGACCAAAATGAAGTTGACCCCGGGTCCGGATGAGTCCTATCCGGCGATGCTGGTGCCGCGAGTGTGGGCCAATCCAAGGCGTTTTAACTTCGATAACATTGGAGATGCCATGCTGACGCTGTTCGAGGTGCTCTCCTTCAAGGGATGGCTGGACGTGCGCGATGTTCTGATCAAGGCCGTGGGTCCG GTACATGCCGTCTATATCCACATCTATATATTCTTGGGCTGCATGATCGGTCTGACTTTGTTCGTGGGCGTGGTCATTGCCAATTATTCGGAGAACAAGGGCACCGCCCTGCTGACCGTCGACCAGCGGCGTTGGTGTGACCTCAAGAAGCGTCTGAAGATCGCCCAGCCGCTCCATCTGCCACCCAGACCCGATGGCCGGAAGATCCGTGCCTTCACCTACGACATCACCCAGCATATCATCTTCAAGAGGGTCATCGCAGTGGTGGTCCTGATCAACAGTATGCTGCTCAGCATCACG TGGATCAAGGGAGAGGTGCATACGGAACGCCTGGTGATCGTCAGTGCGGTATTGACCTTTGTCTTTGTGGTTGAGGTGGTGATGAAGAACATTGCCTTTACACCGCGGGGCTATTGGCAATCTAGGCGCAATCGCTATGACCTCCTCGTCACCGTTGCCGGTGTGATTTGGATTATATTGCAGACCATTCTGCGG AACGATCTGTCCTACTTCTTCGGCTTCATGGTGGTCATCCTGCGCTTCTTCACCATCACCGGCAAGCACACCACACTGAAGATGCTCATGTTGACCGTGGGCGTGTCTGTATGCAAGTCCTTCTTCATTATCTTTGGCATGTTTCTGCTAGTCTTCTTCTATGCGCTGGCCGGAACGATTCTCTTCG GCACGGTCAAATACGGCGAGGGGATCGGTCGACGGGCTAATTTTGGTTCACCCGTCACCGGGGTGGCCATGCTCTTCCGGATCGTCACCGGCGAGGATTGGAATAAGATCATGCACGACTGCATGGTCCAGCCGCCGTACTGCACCTTGGGCAACAACTACTGGGAGACGGATTGTGGCAACTTCACCGCCAGCCTGATATACTTCTGCACCTTCTACGTGATCATCACATATATCGTGCTCAACTTGCTAGTGG CTATTATCATGGAGAACTTTTCCCTCTTCTACTCCAACGAAGAGGATGCCCTGCTTTCGTATGCGGATATACGCAACTTCCAGAACACCTGGAACATTGTGGACATCCATCAGCGTGGAGTGATACCCGTGCGCCGGGTGAAGTTCATCCTGCGGCTGCTGAAGGGACGACTCGAGTGCGATCCGCAAAAGGATCGCCTGCTGTTCAAGTACATGTGCTATGAGCTGGACAAGCTGCACAACGGCGAGGATGTTACCTTTCACGATGTCATCAA CATGCTGAGCTATCGCTCCGTGGACATCCGGAAGGCActgcagctggaggagctACTGGCGCGCGAGGAGTTCGAGTACCTGGTTGAGGAGGAGGTGGCCAAGATGACCATTCGCACCTGGCTGGAGGGGTGCCTTAAAAAGATTAGGGCCCAAAATGCCAGC AAGCAGCAAAATTCGCTGATCGCTGGCCTGCGGGCAACCAACGAACAGCCGGTGATGCGGCCAAATGTCCAGGAGGACAAGGCTCCCCTTGGTGCGGTGGACAAGTCGGCGATCAGCACTATCAGTGGAGCAGTGGCCGGCGCCTGTCCGCCAACCAGTGACGCCTTTTCGCCGACCTTTAGCTCCACGGAAAACGAGGAGAAGGACGGCAGCAGCAGTGCGGTGGTGCAGTTGCCCCACTCGGAGACATCGATAGCCGGAACCGGAAGTTCAGCGACAGGTGTAGCGACAGCTACGGGGACTTCATCGGGACTGGGCGTAGGACCACCGGCTGTTCAGTCCACCGCTCGCCATGTGATGACGGTTGGCAAACGGGGCTATGCCCTCAATCGATCCGATTCAACGGGCAGTTCGGCGGGCAGGAAATTCCTGGCACCCACCTCCAGTGATCCCCAGCAGCGTTCGACGCTGAGCGACAAGGAGCGGTTGCACATCACCAGTCAGCAACGGAAGAAGAACTCGATGACCACATTGCCACATGCCGGCCAACTGGGTCAGTTGGCCAAGCAAcgtggcggtggtggtgagGCCACCAAATCGTCCAGTTTCTTTGCCCAGCTTAACAGCGAGATTGGCCAGTTCCATTATCCGACAATAAACGCTGCAGCCGCCGCAGCTGCCCTGCATGGCTATGGACATGGgcatggccatggccatgggACTCATGGCGGTCATGGTGGACATGGGGAGCACCAGCTGCATCATCACCATGGCGGCGCCCTGGGCAGTCCGTCGGCCATGATGAGCCAAATGATTGGTGGCAGTGGCAAGCTGTTGCCGTTCAATAACCAGGCGAATGCCGTCTACGAGGTACACGACTGGTGGCAGGAACAGGTCCTGTGTCCGCAGACCAGCGATGACGAGATCTAG